In Carya illinoinensis cultivar Pawnee chromosome 6, C.illinoinensisPawnee_v1, whole genome shotgun sequence, a single genomic region encodes these proteins:
- the LOC122313414 gene encoding glutathione S-transferase U17-like: protein MANSSCSDIKVLGAWPSPFVMRVRIALNIKSVKYEFLEETHSSKSQLLLQSNPVYKKIPVLIHGGKPICESLIIVQYIDEVWSSGPSILPSDPYDRAIERFWAAYVDDKIFPSMKLLNTAQGEEKTALVEQVTEGLVLLEEAFQKSSKGKAFFGGDRIGFLDIAFGSMLGWLRAIEKMGGVKLLDEAKTPGLVQWAESLCGDGAVEGIIPDTEKLVEFAKILVKMKGH, encoded by the exons ATGGCGAACAGCAGCTGCAGTGATATCAAGGTTCTGGGTGCGTGGCCGAGCCCATTCGTGATGAGGGTTCGTATTGCCCTGAACATCAAATCTGTTAAGTATGAGTTTCTTGAAGAGACACATAGTTCTAAGAGCCAGCTTCTTCTCCAATCAAACCCTGTCTACAAGAAAATCCCTGTTCTCATCCATGGCGGGAAACCCATCTGTGAGTCTCTGATCATTGTTCAGTATATTGACGAGGTCTGGAGCTCTGGTCCTTCCATCCTCCCTTCTGATCCTTACGACCGTGCTATTGAACGATTTTGGGCCGCTTACGTTGATGATAAG ATTTTCCCGTCCATGAAACTCCTTAACACTGCACAAGGAGAGGAAAAGACTGCATTAGTAGAACAAGTGACTGAAGGACTTGTGCTGTTGGAGGAAGCATTTCAGAAGAGCAGCAAAGGGAAGGCTTTCTTTGGAGGAGATCGAATTGGGTTCCTTGATATCGCTTTCGGATCGATGCTGGGTTGGCTGAGGGCTATAGAGAAGATGGGCGGGGTGAAGCTGCTTGACGAGGCAAAGACTCCTGGACTGGTGCAATGGGCGGAGAGCTTGTGCGGGGATGGTGCTGTTGAGGGTATTATTCCCGATACCGAGAAGCTCGTCGAGTTTGCTAAGATTTTGGTGAAAATGAAAGGGCACTAG